From one Streptomyces sp. SCSIO 30461 genomic stretch:
- a CDS encoding histidine phosphatase family protein encodes MTIRLTLYATAGMATRDTVLGDGPLSGTLSATGLAGVAPQHHDAVVRAPSARCAQAAAALGLASDAVIEPVLRDIDYGTWSGRTVGDVAATDPHRLSAWLKDPDATPPGGESVRQLCRRTRAWLRRLEGSDGPDGLGGLRGPDRLSGQRGRVRERRRGGSCGSADAHTLVIAEPAVVRALLVDAMCVPVTAFWHLDVPVLSAVSLLSPSPERGGVWDVESKGAPVVRSRRPADTSDDRVGI; translated from the coding sequence GTGACGATACGTCTGACGCTGTACGCCACCGCCGGCATGGCCACCAGGGACACCGTCCTCGGTGACGGGCCCCTGAGCGGCACCCTCAGCGCAACCGGCCTCGCGGGAGTGGCGCCTCAGCATCACGACGCGGTCGTACGCGCCCCGTCGGCGCGCTGCGCGCAGGCCGCCGCCGCCCTCGGTCTCGCATCGGACGCGGTGATCGAACCGGTCCTGCGCGACATCGACTACGGCACCTGGAGCGGCCGTACCGTCGGCGATGTCGCCGCGACCGATCCGCACCGGCTCAGCGCATGGCTCAAGGACCCGGATGCCACGCCTCCCGGGGGTGAGTCCGTGCGGCAGTTGTGCCGGCGGACGCGTGCGTGGCTGCGAAGGTTGGAGGGGTCCGACGGGCCGGACGGGCTGGGCGGGCTACGAGGGCCGGACCGGTTGTCAGGGCAGCGCGGGCGGGTGCGTGAGCGCCGACGCGGCGGTTCGTGCGGCTCCGCCGACGCCCACACCCTGGTCATTGCCGAACCGGCGGTCGTCCGCGCTCTGCTCGTCGATGCCATGTGCGTACCGGTGACCGCCTTCTGGCACCTGGACGTGCCGGTGCTGTCCGCGGTGTCGCTCCTGTCGCCTTCGCCCGAGCGCGGCGGCGTCTGGGACGTCGAGTCCAAGGGCGCGCCCGTCGTGCGGAGCCGCCGGCCCGCCGACACTTCGGACGACCGGGTCGGGATCTGA
- a CDS encoding J domain-containing protein yields the protein MSDGPSADGATDGERPEARLARAVSAAEQALIEFEIAVETFRVEVENFSRLHHQKLGPMYARLDELDAQIAEAQAARTGDPEDLRRAREARAMVLPMPGVDELFHDWIGSDGLSPEAAAMLTDHQSVQPPKRVRPSDEARRLYRDLARKAHPDLAQDEKERARREAFITRVNAAYGRGDEAELGELLREWESGPAPEASPLTESEALYARLEWLSQRKELLTLIARELEDSAIGAMLRMAPDDPDRLLDEIAEQLLSQVAQREAELTGLVQ from the coding sequence GTGTCCGACGGCCCGTCGGCCGACGGCGCCACCGACGGCGAGCGGCCCGAGGCGCGGCTGGCGCGTGCGGTGAGTGCCGCGGAGCAGGCGCTGATCGAGTTCGAGATCGCGGTGGAGACCTTCCGGGTCGAGGTGGAGAACTTCTCCCGGCTGCACCACCAGAAGCTCGGGCCGATGTACGCGCGGCTCGATGAGCTGGACGCCCAGATCGCGGAGGCCCAAGCTGCCCGTACCGGAGATCCGGAGGATCTGCGCCGGGCACGGGAGGCCAGGGCCATGGTGCTGCCGATGCCCGGAGTGGACGAGCTCTTCCACGACTGGATCGGCTCGGACGGCCTCTCGCCGGAGGCCGCCGCGATGCTGACCGACCACCAGTCGGTGCAGCCGCCGAAGCGGGTGCGGCCCAGTGACGAGGCACGCAGGCTGTACCGGGATCTCGCCCGCAAGGCGCATCCGGATCTGGCCCAGGACGAGAAGGAGCGGGCACGCAGGGAGGCGTTCATCACCCGGGTGAACGCAGCCTACGGCCGCGGGGACGAGGCCGAGCTGGGCGAACTGCTCCGGGAGTGGGAGTCCGGCCCGGCGCCGGAGGCTTCACCGCTCACCGAGAGCGAGGCGCTCTACGCACGCCTGGAATGGCTGTCGCAGCGCAAGGAACTGCTGACGTTGATCGCCAGGGAGCTTGAGGACAGTGCGATCGGTGCGATGCTGAGAATGGCTCCGGATGACCCGGACCGGCTGCTTGACGAGATCGCGGAACAGCTGCTGTCGCAGGTCGCACAGCGGGAGGCCGAGCTGACCGGCCTGGTGCAGTAG
- a CDS encoding histidine kinase has product MSSPIAVGWRWFAQPGQWSRRRIAGEVVLALILGLLVVGLGDLVGESAPELYGGACAAVVLSVLRRRLPVSVLVLTSGLSTVIDGFVPMMMMVVGWSAGRRIPGAGRALAAFTGAYLLGLGGTLLDGGWSRNHLPTLVLLTTLLFLATTVVPGLASRYWFQRRTLLQTLQDRNLQLLREREMVAWQARLRERQRIAQDMHDSLGHQLALIAVHTGALEVDRELTDRQREAVGVLREASVTAMHELREVVGILRDGVEASAPVADESGRVARGTAGIAELVESARAAGPGSAAGAGYAVELRRLGDVRPLAAAADHAAYRIVQEALTNAFKHAPGAPIAVELRYEPDSFVVEIVNAAAADTAQVVGEVVSGGQGLTGLHERARLVGGMVHAGPLDDGGFRVAGVLPYGVVEAAPIVGAMDDFRGQRPAVPPRNGVPVTDWTVSERELAMGGRIGGGRSRTGGVALGCGIAVAAVALLVVASLFGVFFLMGSLDKGMITPDEYDAVEVGMPEADVRGQLPDGDTFATVGLQGTGPKRPAGSSCFVLMSSETGESMESEPVFRFCFKDGKLVEKRAYEAKR; this is encoded by the coding sequence GTGAGCTCCCCGATAGCTGTGGGCTGGCGCTGGTTCGCCCAGCCAGGGCAGTGGTCCCGGCGCAGGATCGCGGGCGAGGTCGTGCTCGCGCTCATCCTGGGGCTGCTGGTGGTGGGCCTCGGCGATCTGGTCGGGGAATCCGCCCCGGAGCTCTACGGCGGAGCGTGCGCGGCGGTCGTCCTCTCGGTGCTGCGGCGCCGACTTCCGGTGAGCGTGCTGGTGCTCACCTCCGGTCTGTCCACCGTCATCGACGGTTTCGTGCCGATGATGATGATGGTCGTCGGCTGGTCGGCGGGCCGGCGGATCCCGGGGGCGGGTCGGGCGCTCGCCGCGTTCACCGGCGCCTATCTGCTCGGTTTGGGCGGGACACTGCTCGACGGTGGCTGGTCGAGGAACCATCTGCCGACCTTGGTGCTGCTCACCACCCTGCTCTTCCTCGCGACGACGGTCGTACCCGGCCTGGCCAGCCGTTACTGGTTCCAGCGCAGGACCCTGCTGCAGACACTCCAGGACCGCAACCTCCAACTGCTGCGCGAGCGCGAGATGGTGGCCTGGCAGGCACGGCTGAGGGAGCGCCAGCGGATCGCCCAGGACATGCACGACAGCCTCGGGCACCAGCTGGCACTCATAGCCGTGCACACCGGAGCGCTCGAGGTCGATCGTGAGCTCACCGACCGGCAGCGGGAGGCAGTCGGGGTGCTGCGGGAGGCATCAGTGACCGCCATGCACGAACTGCGTGAGGTGGTGGGCATCCTCCGGGACGGGGTGGAGGCGTCGGCGCCCGTGGCTGATGAGTCAGGGCGTGTCGCGCGCGGGACGGCCGGTATCGCGGAGCTCGTCGAATCGGCCAGGGCCGCCGGCCCGGGCTCCGCGGCCGGTGCCGGGTACGCGGTCGAGCTGCGGCGGCTCGGCGATGTCAGACCGCTTGCGGCGGCGGCGGACCACGCCGCGTACCGGATCGTCCAGGAGGCGCTGACCAATGCCTTCAAGCACGCTCCGGGCGCGCCGATCGCAGTGGAACTGCGCTATGAGCCCGACTCGTTCGTGGTGGAGATCGTCAACGCTGCTGCGGCGGACACCGCGCAGGTGGTGGGAGAGGTCGTCAGCGGCGGTCAGGGGTTGACCGGGCTGCATGAACGGGCCCGGCTGGTGGGCGGAATGGTGCACGCCGGACCGCTCGACGACGGCGGTTTCCGGGTGGCTGGTGTGCTGCCGTACGGGGTGGTGGAAGCCGCGCCGATCGTCGGTGCCATGGACGACTTTCGGGGGCAGCGTCCGGCGGTCCCGCCCAGGAACGGTGTGCCGGTCACGGACTGGACCGTTTCGGAGAGGGAGTTGGCGATGGGTGGCAGGATCGGGGGCGGCCGTAGCCGGACGGGCGGGGTGGCGCTGGGGTGCGGGATCGCCGTGGCGGCCGTCGCGCTGCTGGTGGTGGCGAGCCTCTTCGGGGTCTTCTTCCTGATGGGGTCGCTTGACAAGGGCATGATCACCCCCGATGAGTACGACGCGGTCGAGGTGGGGATGCCCGAGGCGGACGTACGCGGCCAACTGCCGGACGGCGACACGTTCGCGACGGTGGGACTCCAGGGCACCGGACCCAAGCGTCCGGCTGGTTCGTCCTGCTTTGTCCTTATGTCGTCGGAGACGGGAGAGAGCATGGAGTCGGAACCGGTTTTCCGGTTCTGCTTCAAGGACGGCAAGCTGGTGGAGAAGCGGGCGTACGAAGCCAAGCGCTAG
- a CDS encoding 2Fe-2S iron-sulfur cluster-binding protein produces MFHPLRVTEVERLTDDSVAVTLAVPAELHDAFRHTPGQHITVRRTGADGEEIRRTYSICAPASADGGAPVLRVGIRLVDGGEFSTYALKELAAGDTVEVMQPMGRFVLAPRPGHFAAVVGGSGITPVLSIAATLLEREPGARFCLIRSDRTAASTMFLEEVADLKDRYPERLQLVNVLSREEQQAGLPSGRLDQERLTGLLPSLLPVAEVDGWFLCGPLGLVQGAERALRGLGVERARIHEEIFHVDEAPAPAPSTAPASATLSATLDGRSGKWAVQEGESLLETVLRARSDAPYACKGGVCGTCRAFLVSGEVRMDRNFALEEEETEAGYVLACQSHPVTPEVELDFDR; encoded by the coding sequence ATGTTCCATCCGCTCCGGGTCACCGAGGTCGAGCGGCTCACGGACGATTCGGTGGCCGTCACCCTCGCGGTACCCGCCGAGCTCCACGACGCCTTCCGGCACACTCCCGGCCAGCACATCACCGTCCGCCGTACAGGGGCGGACGGCGAGGAGATCCGGCGTACGTACTCGATCTGCGCTCCGGCCTCCGCTGACGGCGGGGCGCCGGTGCTCCGCGTGGGCATCCGCCTGGTCGACGGCGGGGAATTCTCCACCTATGCCCTCAAGGAACTCGCTGCTGGGGACACGGTCGAGGTCATGCAGCCGATGGGCCGGTTCGTACTGGCTCCCCGCCCAGGGCACTTCGCGGCCGTTGTCGGCGGCAGCGGGATCACTCCCGTGCTGTCGATCGCGGCGACGCTGCTGGAGCGGGAGCCGGGAGCTCGGTTCTGCCTGATCCGCAGCGACCGTACGGCGGCCTCCACGATGTTCCTGGAGGAGGTGGCCGACCTCAAGGACCGGTATCCCGAAAGGCTTCAGCTGGTCAACGTGTTGTCCAGGGAGGAGCAGCAGGCGGGGCTGCCGTCCGGGCGGCTCGACCAGGAGCGGCTGACCGGGCTGCTGCCGTCGCTGCTTCCGGTGGCGGAGGTGGACGGCTGGTTCCTGTGCGGCCCGTTGGGTCTTGTCCAGGGCGCCGAGCGGGCTCTGCGCGGTCTCGGTGTGGAGCGCGCCCGTATCCACGAGGAGATCTTCCATGTGGACGAGGCGCCCGCCCCTGCTCCGTCCACGGCGCCGGCGAGTGCCACGCTGAGTGCGACGTTGGACGGCCGCTCGGGCAAGTGGGCTGTACAGGAAGGGGAATCGCTGCTGGAGACGGTGCTGCGGGCACGCTCCGACGCTCCATACGCCTGCAAGGGCGGCGTCTGCGGGACCTGTAGGGCGTTCCTGGTGTCCGGTGAGGTCCGGATGGATCGGAACTTCGCGCTGGAGGAGGAAGAGACGGAGGCCGGCTATGTGCTCGCGTGCCAGTCTCATCCCGTGACCCCAGAGGTGGAGTTGGACTTCGACCGCTGA
- a CDS encoding response regulator transcription factor has product MRVAVVDDEPLIRAGIRMILTSDPDIEVVGEGANGREAVELTRTHDADVVLLDIQMPVMDGLTALSELRRVAPKVRVIVLTTFGERENVLRALEQGGAGFLLKDTAPAELIRAVRAAVAGDAYLSPAATRHVVDQLATGRAAARGEQARARVAGLSARERDVLALLGEGLSNADAGRRLHMSEATVKTYVSRILAKLECENRVQAALLARDAGL; this is encoded by the coding sequence ATCAGAGTGGCGGTCGTCGATGACGAGCCGCTGATCCGCGCCGGGATCCGGATGATTCTCACCTCGGATCCGGACATCGAGGTGGTGGGCGAGGGAGCCAACGGCCGTGAGGCCGTGGAGCTGACCCGGACGCACGACGCGGACGTGGTGCTTCTCGACATCCAGATGCCGGTGATGGACGGCCTGACCGCGCTTTCCGAGCTGCGCAGAGTCGCACCGAAGGTCAGGGTCATCGTGCTGACGACCTTCGGCGAGCGTGAGAACGTGCTGCGGGCGCTGGAGCAGGGTGGTGCCGGGTTCCTGCTGAAGGACACCGCCCCCGCGGAGCTGATCCGGGCCGTGCGCGCGGCTGTCGCGGGGGACGCCTATCTCTCCCCCGCCGCGACGCGGCATGTGGTGGACCAGCTTGCCACCGGGCGGGCCGCGGCCCGGGGCGAGCAGGCCAGGGCGCGGGTGGCGGGGCTGAGCGCTCGCGAGCGGGACGTGCTCGCGTTGCTCGGGGAAGGGCTCTCCAACGCGGACGCGGGGCGCAGGCTGCATATGAGCGAGGCGACCGTGAAGACGTATGTGAGCCGGATTCTGGCGAAGTTGGAGTGCGAGAACCGGGTGCAGGCGGCTCTCCTGGCGCGGGACGCCGGTCTTTAG
- a CDS encoding DUF418 domain-containing protein, whose translation MARREADAVSRPDAHPEGSGTATVRAASGGVSATGRLIGLDVARGLAVLGMFTAHLSPDPAMDGVQGWVFELARGRPATLFAVLAGFTLVILTGRPEPRTGRAGRQAMARVLIRSAVLIVLGYALTALDTPIDVILAAYGMLFVLALPLYRLSARALAAVAVVTALVMPPIRYLLAVAIDGGEWSDAVIALDPLARITDSEGFIELFVTGEYPVLTWIPFILTGMAVAKLDLTRRVLTRIATAGCALIVLGYGGSWLALHLVPGALPAVAAATDGGSAGSAWWSDTVGDPETFTPYWLLVAAPHSQTTWSILGSTGFALVVMALCFIAVDRSASFRWLSAPVAAVGSIALTAYTAHIIAIWALGIDDLDVLSYSACLVLLLSFSAVAMLFAMFWTRRFRRGPLEYLVYAATTPALLVA comes from the coding sequence ATGGCACGGCGGGAAGCGGATGCCGTATCGCGCCCGGACGCGCACCCGGAAGGGTCCGGGACCGCGACGGTGCGTGCCGCCTCCGGCGGGGTTTCCGCCACGGGGCGGCTGATCGGCCTCGATGTGGCCCGCGGACTCGCGGTCCTCGGTATGTTCACCGCACACCTGAGCCCCGATCCGGCGATGGACGGTGTGCAGGGCTGGGTGTTCGAGCTGGCCCGCGGCCGTCCCGCCACGCTGTTCGCGGTGCTGGCCGGATTCACCCTGGTCATCCTCACCGGACGTCCGGAGCCGAGGACCGGGCGGGCCGGGCGGCAGGCGATGGCGCGGGTGCTGATCAGGTCCGCGGTGCTGATCGTGCTGGGGTACGCCCTGACCGCCCTGGACACCCCGATCGATGTCATCCTCGCCGCCTACGGGATGCTCTTCGTCCTCGCCCTGCCGCTGTACCGCCTCTCGGCGCGTGCGTTGGCCGCCGTCGCCGTGGTGACCGCGCTCGTCATGCCGCCGATCCGGTATCTGCTGGCGGTTGCGATCGACGGCGGAGAGTGGTCGGACGCGGTGATCGCCCTCGACCCGCTGGCCAGGATCACCGACTCCGAAGGGTTCATCGAGCTCTTCGTCACCGGCGAGTACCCCGTACTGACCTGGATCCCGTTCATCCTCACGGGCATGGCCGTGGCGAAGCTCGACCTCACCCGGCGGGTGCTCACCAGGATCGCCACCGCCGGATGCGCGCTGATCGTGCTCGGCTACGGCGGCTCCTGGCTTGCCCTGCACCTGGTGCCGGGCGCGCTGCCCGCGGTGGCTGCCGCAACGGACGGCGGCTCGGCCGGGTCCGCCTGGTGGTCCGACACCGTCGGCGATCCCGAGACCTTCACCCCTTACTGGCTGCTGGTGGCCGCGCCTCACAGCCAGACGACCTGGTCCATTCTGGGCAGCACCGGCTTCGCCCTCGTGGTGATGGCGCTCTGCTTCATCGCCGTGGACCGGTCCGCCTCCTTCCGGTGGCTGTCCGCCCCCGTCGCGGCGGTCGGCTCCATCGCACTGACCGCGTATACCGCCCATATCATCGCCATCTGGGCGCTGGGCATCGACGACCTCGACGTACTCTCGTACTCCGCCTGCCTGGTGCTTCTGCTCAGCTTCAGCGCGGTGGCCATGCTGTTCGCCATGTTCTGGACACGCCGGTTCCGGCGTGGGCCGCTGGAGTACCTGGTGTACGCCGCGACCACACCGGCCCTGCTGGTCGCATGA
- the paaD gene encoding 1,2-phenylacetyl-CoA epoxidase subunit PaaD, giving the protein MVTDTVLESELRGLAGSVPDPELPVLTLEELGVLRGVRLLGPGKVEVELTPTYTGCPAIEAMSSDIARLLHEHGIAEVSVVKVLSPAWSTDDITAEGRRKLAEFGIAPPRHGATAGPVPVTLTVRCPRCGSADTELLSRFSSTACKALRRCTACREPFDHFKEL; this is encoded by the coding sequence ATGGTGACCGACACTGTGCTGGAAAGCGAGCTGCGCGGGCTCGCCGGGTCGGTGCCCGACCCCGAGCTGCCAGTGCTCACCCTGGAGGAGTTGGGTGTGCTCCGGGGGGTGCGGCTTCTCGGGCCGGGAAAGGTCGAGGTCGAGCTGACCCCCACCTACACGGGCTGCCCCGCCATCGAGGCGATGTCCTCGGACATCGCGCGACTGCTCCATGAACACGGCATTGCGGAGGTGTCGGTGGTCAAGGTGCTCTCCCCCGCCTGGTCGACGGACGACATCACCGCCGAGGGCAGGCGCAAGCTGGCGGAATTCGGAATAGCGCCGCCACGACACGGTGCGACGGCGGGGCCGGTGCCGGTCACGCTCACGGTGCGCTGTCCGCGCTGCGGCTCCGCGGACACGGAGCTGCTCAGCCGCTTCTCGTCCACCGCCTGCAAGGCACTTCGCCGCTGCACGGCATGTCGCGAACCGTTCGACCACTTCAAGGAGTTGTAG
- a CDS encoding rhodanese-like domain-containing protein, with protein sequence MNFAPLPSIEVASVPADCLVLDVREGDEWAAGHVDGALHIPMSDFVARFGEVTEAVADGRRAHVMCRVGGRSAQVTQYLVQQGIDAVNIDGGMLAWESAGRPMVTEDGRPAFVL encoded by the coding sequence ATGAACTTCGCCCCGCTGCCGTCGATCGAGGTCGCGTCCGTGCCGGCCGACTGTCTGGTGCTCGATGTCCGCGAAGGCGACGAGTGGGCGGCAGGCCATGTCGACGGTGCTCTGCACATCCCCATGAGCGACTTCGTGGCCCGCTTCGGCGAGGTCACCGAGGCTGTCGCCGATGGCCGCCGCGCCCATGTGATGTGCCGGGTGGGAGGCCGCTCGGCTCAGGTCACCCAGTACCTGGTGCAGCAGGGCATCGACGCTGTGAACATCGACGGCGGCATGCTCGCCTGGGAGTCGGCCGGCCGTCCGATGGTCACCGAGGACGGCCGCCCGGCGTTCGTGCTGTAG
- a CDS encoding DUF2252 domain-containing protein → MGEVETVVPVQRRVPGVGGVRIPEVSGFARPGGSGREAAKEAGKALRAKVPRSSHDSLTITARRPDAVRAVEESSRGRVPELTPIRVGRMAATPFAFLRGAAGLMAHDLAATPVTGIAAQICGDAHAANFGLYGDARGRLVIDLNDFDETVRGPWEWDLKRLAASIVLAGRVAGADEDTCRKAAFDAAGAYRRTMRLLAKLPVLDAWNAIADEELVSHTDARDLVGTLERVSERARSNTSARFAAKATTTGPDGARHFVDAPPVLRRVPDEEASAVAASLGEYLRTLSEDRPPLLARYAIHDVAFRVVGTGSVGTRSYVVLLVDHRGEPLVLQVKEARASALLPHLEAAGFEPPEQLHEGKRVVQGQKRMQVVSDILLGWTTVDGRPFQVRQFRNRKGSVDPAALAPDQVDDYARMTGALLARAHAHSADPRLLAGYCGKNEELDEAVAAFAVRYADRTEADHADLVAAVRGGRIAAELGV, encoded by the coding sequence ATGGGCGAGGTCGAGACGGTGGTGCCGGTGCAGCGGCGGGTCCCCGGTGTCGGGGGAGTCCGGATTCCTGAGGTGTCCGGCTTCGCACGGCCCGGAGGCAGTGGGCGGGAAGCCGCCAAGGAAGCGGGCAAGGCGCTGCGGGCCAAGGTCCCGCGCTCTTCGCATGACAGTCTGACGATCACCGCCCGGCGGCCGGACGCGGTGCGAGCCGTCGAGGAGTCCAGCCGCGGCCGGGTGCCCGAGCTCACCCCGATCAGGGTGGGGCGGATGGCGGCGACGCCCTTCGCTTTTCTGCGTGGCGCGGCGGGACTGATGGCCCATGATCTGGCGGCGACTCCGGTCACCGGTATCGCGGCCCAGATCTGCGGTGATGCCCATGCGGCCAACTTCGGTCTCTACGGCGACGCGCGGGGACGCCTGGTCATCGATCTGAACGACTTCGACGAGACCGTCAGGGGCCCCTGGGAGTGGGATCTCAAACGGCTTGCTGCTTCGATCGTGCTGGCCGGACGAGTGGCGGGTGCCGATGAGGACACCTGCCGCAAGGCCGCGTTCGACGCCGCCGGGGCGTACCGGAGGACCATGCGCCTGCTCGCCAAGCTGCCCGTGCTGGACGCGTGGAACGCGATCGCGGACGAGGAGCTGGTCTCGCACACGGACGCCCGTGATCTCGTGGGCACCCTGGAGCGGGTCTCGGAGCGGGCCAGGAGCAACACCAGCGCGCGGTTCGCCGCGAAGGCGACGACGACGGGCCCGGATGGCGCCCGCCACTTCGTCGACGCCCCGCCGGTGCTGCGCCGGGTCCCGGACGAGGAGGCGAGCGCCGTTGCGGCATCGCTCGGGGAGTATCTGCGCACGCTCTCGGAGGACCGGCCGCCGCTGCTCGCCCGGTACGCGATACACGATGTGGCCTTCCGGGTCGTGGGCACCGGCAGCGTGGGCACGCGGTCCTATGTGGTGCTGCTGGTCGACCACCGGGGCGAGCCGCTGGTGCTCCAGGTCAAGGAGGCCCGTGCCTCGGCGCTGCTGCCGCATCTGGAGGCCGCGGGCTTCGAGCCGCCCGAGCAGCTCCATGAGGGGAAGCGGGTGGTGCAGGGCCAGAAGCGTATGCAGGTGGTCAGCGACATCCTGCTGGGCTGGACGACGGTCGACGGCCGGCCCTTCCAGGTGAGGCAGTTCCGGAACCGCAAGGGCAGCGTGGACCCGGCCGCCCTCGCACCCGACCAGGTGGACGACTACGCGCGGATGACGGGCGCGCTGCTGGCCAGGGCGCATGCCCACAGCGCCGATCCGCGGCTGCTCGCCGGGTACTGCGGCAAGAACGAGGAGCTGGACGAGGCGGTGGCCGCGTTCGCCGTGCGGTATGCCGACCGTACGGAGGCGGACCACGCGGATCTGGTGGCCGCGGTGCGCGGCGGGCGGATCGCGGCGGAACTGGGCGTGTGA
- the paaC gene encoding 1,2-phenylacetyl-CoA epoxidase subunit PaaC: MKAALALGDDALVLSQRLGEWAGHAPVLEEEVALANIALDLLGQARTLLSLVGDEDELAYLREERAFRNLQLVEQPNGDFAHTIARQLYFSTFQRLLFAELAAGESEFAGLAAKAVKEVAYHQDHAEQWTLRLGDGTEESHERMQRACDALWRFTGEMFQPIEGLEADWDALRARWLDSVTAVLGRATLTVPATADTGAWSAGAGRQGLHTESFGRMLAEMQHLHRSHPGASW; the protein is encoded by the coding sequence GTGAAGGCCGCGCTCGCGCTCGGCGACGACGCCCTCGTGCTCTCCCAGCGACTCGGGGAGTGGGCCGGTCACGCGCCGGTCCTGGAGGAGGAGGTGGCGCTGGCCAACATCGCGCTCGACCTGCTCGGACAAGCCCGGACTCTGCTGTCACTGGTCGGCGACGAGGACGAGCTCGCATATCTGCGCGAAGAGCGGGCCTTCCGCAATCTCCAGCTCGTCGAGCAGCCGAACGGCGACTTCGCGCACACCATCGCCCGCCAGCTCTACTTCTCCACCTTCCAGCGGCTGCTCTTCGCCGAGCTGGCCGCGGGGGAGAGCGAGTTCGCGGGGCTGGCGGCCAAGGCCGTCAAAGAGGTGGCGTACCACCAGGACCATGCCGAGCAGTGGACCTTGCGCCTGGGAGACGGCACCGAGGAGAGCCATGAGCGGATGCAGCGGGCATGCGATGCGCTGTGGCGGTTCACCGGGGAGATGTTCCAGCCGATCGAGGGCCTGGAAGCGGACTGGGACGCGCTGCGGGCGCGCTGGCTCGATTCGGTCACGGCTGTGCTCGGGCGGGCCACGCTGACCGTGCCCGCCACAGCGGACACCGGAGCCTGGTCGGCGGGCGCCGGCCGGCAGGGGCTGCACACCGAGTCGTTCGGGCGGATGCTGGCGGAGATGCAGCATCTGCACCGCAGCCACCCGGGGGCGTCATGGTGA
- a CDS encoding acyl-CoA dehydrogenase family protein has protein sequence MDFTFSEEQQAAVEAARAVFSGVAPDSVPSPALAPGAVAEEFDRALWAGLAGSDLLGLVLDPRYGGAGLDPLALCLVLRESAKVLARVPLLETCAVAMAVERFGGPALSAELLPRVGRGELVLTVGANGRTGHDPAELGVRAAEEDRSWILDGVQTGVPWAQCADLMAIPAHTDDGRAVLALVRRGQQGLSLAAQFSTSGELFAEVALDRVRIGADALIVADGAWEWLRGLLATGTCALALGLGERVLSMTSEYTGKREQFGFPVATFQAVAVQAADRYIDLRAMEATLWQAAWRIGTEASGPLPASGDIAVAKIWASEGVRRVVQTAQHLHGGFGADTDYPLHRYHAWAKQIELSLGPAAAHEEALGDLLAAHPLG, from the coding sequence GTGGACTTCACCTTCAGCGAGGAGCAGCAGGCGGCTGTCGAGGCAGCCAGGGCTGTCTTCTCAGGAGTGGCCCCTGACTCGGTGCCGAGTCCGGCTCTCGCACCCGGCGCGGTGGCGGAGGAGTTCGACCGGGCACTGTGGGCCGGACTGGCGGGGTCTGATCTGCTGGGTCTGGTGCTCGATCCGCGGTACGGCGGAGCGGGCCTCGACCCTCTCGCGCTCTGCCTGGTGCTGCGCGAGTCGGCGAAGGTGCTGGCGCGGGTGCCGCTGCTGGAGACCTGCGCGGTCGCCATGGCCGTGGAGCGTTTCGGAGGGCCGGCACTGAGCGCCGAGTTGCTGCCGCGGGTCGGCCGCGGAGAGCTGGTCCTGACGGTGGGTGCCAACGGGCGCACCGGTCACGATCCCGCCGAGCTCGGAGTCCGGGCCGCGGAGGAGGACCGCTCCTGGATTCTGGACGGAGTACAGACCGGGGTGCCCTGGGCACAGTGCGCCGACCTGATGGCGATACCGGCGCACACCGACGACGGGAGAGCGGTACTCGCGCTGGTGCGCCGCGGGCAGCAAGGCCTGTCACTCGCCGCGCAGTTCTCCACCAGCGGGGAGCTCTTCGCCGAGGTCGCTCTCGACCGGGTGCGGATCGGCGCCGACGCCCTGATCGTGGCGGACGGCGCCTGGGAATGGCTGCGCGGGCTGCTCGCGACCGGGACCTGTGCTCTGGCCCTGGGGCTGGGTGAGCGAGTGCTGTCGATGACCAGCGAGTACACCGGCAAGCGTGAGCAGTTCGGATTCCCCGTCGCGACCTTCCAGGCCGTGGCCGTGCAGGCCGCCGACCGGTACATCGACTTACGGGCGATGGAGGCGACACTCTGGCAGGCGGCTTGGCGGATCGGCACCGAAGCGAGCGGGCCGCTGCCCGCTTCCGGTGATATCGCGGTGGCGAAGATCTGGGCATCCGAGGGCGTTCGCCGCGTCGTCCAGACCGCGCAGCACCTGCACGGCGGCTTCGGCGCCGACACCGACTACCCGCTCCACCGCTACCACGCCTGGGCCAAGCAGATCGAACTCTCCCTCGGTCCGGCCGCGGCCCATGAGGAAGCCCTGGGCGATCTGCTGGCCGCCCACCCGCTCGGCTGA